In Mycolicibacterium alvei, a single window of DNA contains:
- a CDS encoding UBP-type zinc finger domain-containing protein, with the protein MLRRSRRREQNPAPRTCEHLNAEVAEPQPVTPGRCQECAEDGENNWAHLRMCLTCGHVGCCDSSPHQHATKHFQQSGHPVMRSAEPGESWRWCYIDQRVG; encoded by the coding sequence ATGTTGAGGAGATCACGCCGGCGGGAGCAGAATCCGGCACCTCGCACCTGTGAGCATCTGAACGCCGAGGTCGCCGAGCCGCAACCGGTCACCCCCGGGCGATGCCAGGAATGTGCCGAAGACGGCGAGAACAACTGGGCGCATCTGCGGATGTGCCTGACATGTGGTCACGTCGGTTGCTGTGACTCGAGCCCGCATCAGCATGCCACCAAGCACTTTCAGCAGAGCGGTCATCCGGTGATGCGGTCGGCCGAGCCCGGCGAGAGTTGGCGTTGGTGCTATATCGACCAACGGGTCGGGTGA
- the purT gene encoding formate-dependent phosphoribosylglycinamide formyltransferase, whose protein sequence is MSESIEDAQTDEPGADRPTDPAATVLLLGSGELSRELALAFQRLGGVVVAADRYYAPAHGVADRSAVIKMNDAEELAALIEREKPRYVVAESGVIAADALVAVAERGDIEVLPTPRGIRLSQDREGLRRLASDELGLPTVPFWFAGSVEELTAVAEHAGFPLVVKPVVGAQRDGESVMLRSDDVEPAWQRATTAGHFVQNRVLAESVVEVEHEITMLTVRTAGPSGPGVQFCEPIGHRQVGTDVLEAWQPQALSPAALDAAKSISARIVNAVGGRGVFGVELLVQGDDVYFSDVRIRPHDSGLVTLRSQRLSEFELHARAILGLAVDTIMISPAAAEVSYGGADAGELSADISTVLSEALATSESDVRLFGRQGESEAPRRLGVALATAPDVIIARDRARRVGSALRKLW, encoded by the coding sequence ATGAGTGAATCGATTGAGGACGCGCAGACCGACGAACCGGGCGCCGACAGGCCCACCGACCCCGCGGCAACGGTGCTGCTGCTGGGCTCGGGTGAGTTGAGTCGGGAGCTCGCATTGGCATTCCAGCGGCTGGGCGGTGTCGTCGTGGCCGCGGACCGGTACTACGCACCTGCGCACGGCGTCGCGGACCGCTCGGCGGTGATCAAGATGAACGACGCCGAGGAACTCGCCGCGCTGATCGAGCGGGAGAAGCCGCGTTACGTGGTGGCCGAGTCGGGCGTCATCGCCGCCGACGCCCTGGTGGCGGTGGCCGAGCGGGGCGACATCGAGGTGCTGCCCACGCCGCGCGGCATCCGGCTCAGCCAGGACCGCGAAGGTCTGCGCCGGCTCGCATCGGACGAGCTGGGCCTGCCCACGGTGCCGTTCTGGTTCGCCGGGTCGGTCGAGGAACTGACCGCGGTGGCCGAGCATGCCGGCTTCCCATTGGTGGTCAAGCCGGTGGTGGGCGCGCAGCGCGACGGTGAGTCGGTGATGCTCCGATCCGACGATGTCGAACCGGCCTGGCAGCGTGCCACCACCGCCGGCCACTTCGTCCAGAACCGGGTGCTGGCCGAATCGGTGGTCGAGGTCGAACACGAGATCACGATGCTGACGGTGCGCACGGCCGGGCCGTCGGGTCCGGGTGTGCAGTTTTGCGAGCCGATCGGGCACCGTCAGGTCGGGACGGACGTGCTGGAGGCATGGCAGCCTCAGGCACTGTCGCCGGCTGCGCTGGACGCCGCGAAGTCGATCTCGGCACGGATCGTCAACGCGGTGGGCGGACGCGGGGTGTTCGGCGTCGAGCTGCTGGTCCAGGGCGACGACGTGTATTTCTCCGACGTCCGGATCCGGCCCCACGACAGCGGGCTGGTGACGCTGCGGTCGCAACGGTTGTCGGAGTTCGAGCTGCACGCCAGAGCGATTCTGGGCCTGGCGGTCGACACCATCATGATCTCCCCGGCGGCCGCCGAGGTCAGCTACGGCGGGGCCGATGCCGGCGAGCTGTCGGCCGATATCAGCACCGTGTTGTCCGAAGCGCTGGCCACGTCGGAAAGCGACGTGCGGTTGTTCGGCCGCCAGGGCGAATCGGAGGCGCCGCGGCGTCTCGGGGTCGCTTTGGCCACCGCGCCCGACGTGATCATCGCCCGTGACCGTGCCCGCCGGGTCGGCTCTGCGTTGCGCAAGCTGTGGTAG